From Arcticibacter tournemirensis, one genomic window encodes:
- the rfbD gene encoding dTDP-4-dehydrorhamnose reductase, producing the protein MNDINYTSLSASEVNIPPADLGTRIIVFGASGQLGQCLQQQAAVRGIKNINFLPEEKADILDKDIVAKVFADETPAYVINCAAYTAVDRAEDEIDTARKVNRDGVANLATVCRAHQSTLIHISTDFVFEGDVPKLLGETEPARPINIYGLTKLQGEAALAGIIHKYYILRTSWLYSEYGNNFVKTMLKLGRERDELGVIVDQVGTPTYGMDLASAIFDIIQSDVQAYGIYHYSNEGVASWYDFAKAIFDLSGTTVKLKPVKTSEYVTKAARPAFSVMDKSKIKDTFGLEIPYWRDSLSDCIGKLQDPDADAAGKLDS; encoded by the coding sequence ATGAACGATATAAATTATACAAGTCTTTCTGCTTCGGAAGTAAATATCCCCCCGGCAGATTTGGGTACTAGAATAATTGTCTTCGGCGCCTCTGGTCAGCTGGGACAGTGTCTTCAACAACAAGCGGCGGTAAGGGGCATTAAGAATATAAATTTTCTTCCAGAGGAAAAAGCCGATATTCTTGACAAGGATATTGTAGCGAAGGTTTTTGCTGATGAGACGCCAGCATATGTTATCAATTGTGCCGCCTATACAGCAGTCGACAGGGCCGAAGACGAAATTGATACCGCACGGAAAGTAAACAGGGATGGAGTGGCTAACCTGGCAACAGTCTGCCGTGCGCATCAGTCCACCCTTATCCATATCTCAACCGATTTTGTTTTCGAGGGCGATGTTCCCAAACTCTTAGGAGAAACGGAGCCTGCCAGGCCCATAAATATCTATGGGCTTACCAAGTTACAGGGAGAGGCAGCGCTCGCCGGCATCATACACAAGTATTATATCCTTCGTACCAGCTGGTTGTATTCGGAGTATGGAAATAATTTTGTTAAAACCATGCTCAAACTTGGAAGGGAGAGAGATGAACTGGGGGTAATTGTTGATCAGGTGGGCACGCCTACCTACGGTATGGATCTGGCCTCAGCAATCTTCGATATCATTCAGTCCGATGTTCAGGCATACGGAATATATCATTACAGCAACGAGGGCGTCGCCTCATGGTATGATTTTGCAAAGGCGATATTCGACCTGAGCGGTACGACTGTAAAATTGAAACCTGTAAAGACATCAGAATATGTTACAAAAGCCGCAAGACCGGCCTTTTCTGTGATGGATAAGTCAAAGATTAAAGATACTTTTGGTTTAGAAATCCCTTACTGGCGCGACAGCCTGTCTGATTGTATTGGTAAACTGCAGGACCCGGATGCAGATGCCGCGGGGAAACTGGATAGCTAG
- the rfbA gene encoding glucose-1-phosphate thymidylyltransferase RfbA, which yields MKGIILAGGSGTRLHPLTLATSKQMMPVYDKPMIYYPLSILMLAGIREILIISTPQDLPNFERLLGDGSRIGCRFTYKVQEVPNGLAQAFVIGEEFVGNDSVALILGDNIFYGDGLSVLLQQMKEPDGGVVFAYQVSDPERYGVVEFDGDNNVISIEEKPVAPKSNFAVPGLYFYDNEVVQIAKSIEPSVRGEYEITDVNKEYLRRGKLKVGVLSRGTAWLDTGTFQSLMQAGQFVQVIEERQGLKIGCIEEVAYRMGFISADELRVAAAPLVKSGYGQYLLRILG from the coding sequence ATGAAAGGAATCATACTTGCAGGGGGATCCGGAACCAGGCTTCACCCCCTTACGCTGGCAACAAGCAAACAAATGATGCCGGTTTATGATAAACCGATGATCTATTATCCCCTTTCGATATTAATGCTTGCGGGTATTCGGGAAATCCTCATTATTTCAACACCTCAGGATCTTCCTAACTTTGAACGGTTACTGGGGGATGGATCGCGAATTGGCTGTCGTTTTACGTATAAGGTGCAGGAAGTGCCAAATGGTCTGGCTCAGGCTTTTGTAATAGGAGAGGAGTTTGTAGGAAATGATAGTGTTGCCCTGATCCTCGGAGATAATATATTTTATGGCGACGGGCTTTCGGTATTGTTACAGCAGATGAAGGAGCCGGATGGGGGAGTGGTATTCGCCTATCAGGTATCCGACCCAGAAAGATACGGTGTGGTAGAGTTCGACGGAGATAATAACGTTATTTCGATAGAAGAAAAGCCGGTGGCCCCCAAATCTAACTTTGCTGTGCCCGGGTTATATTTTTACGATAACGAAGTCGTCCAAATTGCCAAAAGCATTGAGCCGTCTGTACGGGGCGAATACGAAATAACGGATGTGAATAAAGAATATCTCAGAAGAGGTAAACTTAAAGTAGGTGTTTTAAGCCGGGGTACGGCCTGGCTTGACACAGGGACGTTTCAATCCCTTATGCAGGCCGGGCAGTTCGTTCAGGTGATAGAAGAGCGCCAGGGGCTTAAAATTGGCTGTATCGAAGAGGTTGCGTACCGTATGGGATTTATTTCAGCTGACGAGTTGCGGGTAGCGGCAGCTCCTTTAGTGAAGAGTGGTTACGGGCAATACTTATTGCGGATTTTGGGCTGA
- the aspS gene encoding aspartate--tRNA ligase, which translates to MHRTHTCGELTLNDLGKEVTLAGWVQKSRDLGGMTFIDVRDRYGITQLLFNMDDNAGLCEQARGLSREFVIKVTGLVVERSNKNPKMPTGDVEIKVTKLELLNAAKLPPFLIEEETDGGDDLRMKYRYLDLRRSPVRNNLILRHKMAQEVRKYLDAQDFLEVETPVLIKSTPEGARDFVVPSRMNPGEFYALPQSPQTFKQLLMVSGFDRYFQIVKCFRDEDLRADRQPEFTQIDCEMAFIEQEDILNTFEGLIRHLFKAIKDIDIDAVPRLYYQDAMRMYGSDKPDTRFGMLFTELNEIVKGHSFPVFDGAELVVGINASGCAHYTRKQLDELTDFIKRPQIGATGLVYCRYNTDGTLKSSVDKFYSEDELKKWAVAFNAQPGDLMLIMAGPTEKVRKQLNELRLEMGNRLGLRDKNNFSPLWVLDFPLLEWDEETGRYHAMHHPFTSPKPEDIALLDSNPGAVRANAYDLVINGTEVGGGSIRIHSRDLQSLMFKHLGFTPEEAQKQFGFLMNAFEYGAPPHGGIAFGFDRLVSIFAGLDSIRDVIAFPKNNSGKDVMIDSPATISEEQLKELCIKTTV; encoded by the coding sequence ATGCACAGAACACATACTTGCGGAGAATTAACCCTTAATGATTTAGGCAAAGAAGTTACTCTTGCCGGCTGGGTGCAGAAATCGCGCGACCTTGGGGGCATGACCTTTATTGACGTCCGTGACCGTTATGGAATCACTCAACTGCTATTCAATATGGATGATAATGCAGGTTTATGTGAGCAGGCTCGCGGACTGTCGAGGGAATTCGTAATAAAGGTAACCGGATTGGTGGTTGAACGTTCTAATAAGAACCCTAAAATGCCAACCGGCGATGTTGAAATAAAAGTTACAAAACTTGAACTGCTGAACGCAGCCAAACTGCCTCCCTTTCTTATTGAAGAAGAAACGGATGGGGGTGACGACCTGCGTATGAAATACAGGTACCTCGACCTGCGTCGCAGTCCGGTGCGTAATAACCTGATCCTTCGTCATAAAATGGCGCAGGAAGTTAGAAAATACCTGGATGCGCAGGATTTTCTGGAAGTGGAAACACCTGTGCTTATAAAGTCGACACCTGAAGGTGCCCGCGACTTTGTAGTGCCGAGCCGCATGAACCCGGGCGAATTCTATGCTTTGCCGCAATCGCCGCAAACGTTTAAGCAATTATTAATGGTTTCGGGCTTTGACCGCTACTTCCAGATTGTTAAGTGTTTCCGCGATGAAGACCTGCGTGCCGACCGCCAGCCTGAGTTTACGCAGATCGACTGTGAGATGGCATTTATTGAGCAGGAGGATATTTTAAATACCTTCGAGGGTCTTATCCGCCACCTCTTCAAGGCGATAAAGGACATTGATATTGATGCTGTTCCGCGTTTGTATTACCAGGACGCTATGCGGATGTATGGCTCAGATAAGCCTGATACACGCTTCGGAATGCTGTTTACTGAATTAAATGAAATTGTAAAAGGACATAGTTTTCCAGTCTTTGATGGTGCGGAGCTTGTGGTCGGCATCAATGCATCCGGCTGTGCGCATTATACACGCAAGCAGCTTGATGAGCTCACTGACTTCATCAAACGCCCGCAAATAGGCGCTACCGGGCTTGTTTATTGCCGGTATAATACTGACGGCACGCTGAAGTCGTCGGTAGATAAGTTTTACAGTGAAGATGAGCTGAAAAAATGGGCAGTGGCATTCAATGCACAGCCAGGTGATCTGATGCTCATCATGGCCGGTCCCACAGAAAAAGTCCGGAAACAATTAAACGAACTGCGCCTGGAAATGGGTAACCGTTTAGGCCTTCGCGATAAGAACAACTTTTCTCCGCTATGGGTACTTGACTTTCCTTTACTGGAATGGGATGAAGAAACTGGTCGTTATCATGCCATGCACCATCCGTTTACTTCACCTAAACCGGAGGATATCGCATTGCTTGATTCAAACCCCGGAGCGGTAAGGGCAAATGCTTACGACCTTGTGATCAACGGAACGGAAGTAGGCGGGGGCTCTATCCGTATACATAGCAGAGATTTGCAATCCCTGATGTTTAAACATCTTGGCTTTACGCCGGAGGAAGCTCAGAAACAGTTCGGATTTTTGATGAACGCTTTTGAATACGGAGCTCCTCCGCACGGAGGTATTGCTTTCGGCTTCGACCGACTGGTATCTATCTTCGCAGGACTTGATTCTATCAGAGACGTTATTGCCTTCCCTAAAAACAACTCGGGCAAGGACGTTATGATTGATTCTCCAGCCACGATTTCTGAGGAACAATTAAAAGAGCTTTGTATTAAAACAACGGTATAG
- the dapF gene encoding diaminopimelate epimerase: MSDLHFYKYQGAGNDFILIDNRDNVVNHQQPELIAALCNRRFGIGADGIMFLQQKEGYDFEMVYYNADGKPSSMCGNGGRCIVAFAKHLNIIHDETNFLAVDGPHYAKISEDGSWVSLQMIDVSKVDSDKDALVLNTGSPHYVACTSGLADKNVYTEGRTIRNSEKYKEEGINVNFVEDQGDHYFVRTYERGVEDETYACGTGVTAVAIAMAKRKGLTGDVSTAIKVLGGDLNVKFHTDGLRYTSVFLEGPAEFVFEGNIPLK, encoded by the coding sequence ATGTCAGATCTCCATTTCTATAAGTATCAGGGAGCCGGAAACGACTTTATCCTGATTGATAACCGCGACAACGTCGTTAACCACCAGCAGCCGGAGCTGATCGCTGCTTTATGCAATCGCCGGTTTGGTATCGGTGCCGACGGCATAATGTTCCTGCAGCAAAAAGAAGGATACGATTTTGAAATGGTTTATTACAACGCTGATGGTAAACCCAGTAGCATGTGCGGGAACGGCGGACGTTGTATAGTTGCCTTTGCAAAGCATCTAAACATCATACACGATGAAACTAACTTTCTGGCAGTCGATGGACCTCATTATGCCAAAATTTCAGAAGATGGCAGCTGGGTGAGTCTTCAAATGATCGACGTTAGCAAAGTCGATTCCGATAAAGATGCACTTGTGTTAAATACGGGTTCGCCTCATTACGTCGCCTGTACTTCGGGGCTAGCCGATAAAAATGTCTATACCGAAGGAAGAACGATACGTAACAGTGAAAAATATAAAGAAGAGGGAATAAACGTCAATTTTGTAGAAGACCAGGGCGATCACTATTTCGTGAGAACTTATGAGCGTGGTGTTGAAGACGAAACCTATGCCTGCGGAACCGGAGTAACTGCTGTCGCTATTGCTATGGCAAAAAGGAAAGGCCTTACCGGTGACGTTAGCACGGCCATTAAAGTACTCGGCGGCGATCTAAATGTTAAGTTTCATACGGATGGCCTGAGATACACAAGTGTTTTTCTTGAGGGCCCCGCAGAATTTGTCTTCGAGGGTAATATACCGTTGAAGTGA
- a CDS encoding Do family serine endopeptidase encodes MKKIGITLLTAFFGGAVAIGGYKLIENNNTEKMSIEDKQKVYFTNNPVSVSSAGDVDFVQAAAAVTPAVVHIQTTYGGSSRQQRGGGGVDPFEDMFRDFFGGPRGNTQRAPAMASGSGVIVSDDGYIVTNNHVVEDASKIEVILPDNRSFQAKVIGRDPNTDLALLKVNATKLPVVKLGNSDNVQVGEWVLAVGYPLTLNTTVTAGIVSAKGRAIGILGQPEQEDYYGNRNQPRVNSAIESFIQTDAAINRGNSGGALVNTRGELVGINAAIASQTGYYAGYGFAIPVNLAKKIMDDFIKYGAVRRGFVGVTFQELNSSIAKELGVSEISGLYVNTVVEGSGAAAAGIKKGDVITKVDGARIMSSSDLQERVARLRPGDKVQLSFNRDGKERTVSVTLKGEDDVKIAGNNNSSAEELYNQLGASFAPVSTAQKQRYKINSGVVVTEARDGGLFSNFGIEKGTIITSINNKPINKVDDIDNALSASSNNMIRINGISADGSRIMMSFPVAQ; translated from the coding sequence ATGAAAAAAATAGGAATAACTCTTCTCACTGCATTTTTCGGTGGTGCAGTAGCAATAGGCGGATATAAGCTTATTGAAAATAATAACACCGAAAAGATGAGTATTGAGGATAAACAAAAGGTTTATTTTACTAATAATCCCGTAAGTGTTTCTTCTGCGGGCGATGTCGATTTCGTTCAGGCGGCTGCTGCAGTAACGCCCGCGGTGGTTCATATTCAGACCACCTATGGCGGATCGTCCAGGCAGCAACGTGGCGGGGGAGGTGTTGACCCCTTCGAAGATATGTTCAGAGATTTCTTTGGCGGCCCCCGGGGTAATACCCAACGTGCTCCAGCAATGGCATCCGGATCGGGTGTGATCGTGTCTGACGATGGATATATTGTAACTAACAATCACGTTGTAGAAGACGCTTCTAAAATAGAAGTGATCCTGCCCGATAACAGGTCTTTTCAGGCAAAGGTAATTGGTCGCGACCCCAATACTGATTTAGCGCTTCTAAAGGTAAATGCTACTAAACTACCTGTTGTTAAACTTGGAAATTCGGACAATGTGCAGGTCGGCGAATGGGTTCTGGCTGTAGGCTACCCGCTTACGCTGAATACTACAGTGACCGCCGGTATTGTGAGCGCAAAAGGACGTGCTATTGGGATATTAGGGCAACCCGAGCAAGAAGATTATTACGGCAACCGGAATCAGCCGAGAGTGAATTCAGCAATTGAATCGTTTATTCAGACTGACGCAGCCATTAACCGTGGAAACAGCGGAGGCGCTCTTGTGAACACACGAGGCGAACTGGTTGGTATTAACGCTGCAATTGCTTCTCAAACGGGTTACTATGCCGGTTACGGATTCGCTATCCCAGTTAACCTTGCAAAAAAGATAATGGACGACTTCATTAAGTATGGTGCCGTTAGACGTGGCTTTGTAGGTGTAACATTCCAGGAGCTGAATTCAAGTATCGCCAAGGAACTTGGAGTTAGTGAAATCAGTGGCTTGTATGTAAACACAGTAGTCGAAGGCAGCGGTGCTGCTGCTGCCGGCATAAAAAAAGGTGACGTGATAACCAAGGTAGACGGAGCGAGGATTATGTCGTCGTCTGATCTTCAGGAACGCGTAGCACGCCTTCGTCCCGGCGATAAGGTACAGCTTAGCTTCAACCGTGATGGAAAAGAGCGTACTGTATCCGTTACTCTTAAAGGCGAAGATGATGTGAAGATCGCGGGAAATAATAATAGTTCTGCCGAAGAGCTTTATAATCAACTTGGAGCGAGCTTTGCTCCTGTGTCGACGGCACAAAAACAACGTTATAAGATTAATTCAGGAGTAGTTGTGACTGAAGCTCGCGACGGCGGATTGTTCTCAAACTTTGGAATCGAAAAAGGTACCATTATCACCAGTATCAATAATAAACCGATTAACAAGGTTGATGATATTGACAATGCCCTTTCGGCAAGCAGTAATAACATGATCCGTATCAATGGTATATCAGCTGATGGATCAAGAATTATGATGTCCTTCCCGGTCGCTCAATAG
- the pdeM gene encoding ligase-associated DNA damage response endonuclease PdeM, which yields MTEHGMKWELLGQHLVMLPQKALYWDEERALIVADLHIGKVGHFRKAGIAIPRPLEQEELAVLADLIHILKPEKLIFLGDLFHSEFNNDWNWLQLWRELFADVKIILVRGNHDILHDEYYNEAGFEVCEKLDLNPFVFTHEPVSKPDGNEYIISGHVHPAVRLRGKGRQTTVLSCFYFGRTQAILPAFGRFTGNCCISIDELAATFVVVNDKVIKL from the coding sequence ATGACAGAGCACGGAATGAAATGGGAACTGCTTGGTCAGCATTTAGTAATGCTTCCTCAGAAAGCACTTTATTGGGATGAAGAGAGAGCATTAATTGTTGCCGATCTGCACATCGGTAAAGTAGGGCATTTCAGAAAAGCCGGAATTGCGATACCCCGTCCGTTGGAACAGGAAGAACTTGCCGTACTTGCTGATCTGATACATATATTAAAACCAGAGAAATTAATCTTTCTTGGCGATCTTTTTCATAGCGAGTTTAATAATGACTGGAACTGGCTGCAGTTATGGCGTGAGCTTTTCGCGGATGTAAAAATAATTCTCGTCCGGGGCAATCATGATATACTTCACGATGAGTATTACAACGAAGCGGGCTTTGAAGTATGTGAGAAACTTGATTTGAACCCCTTTGTTTTTACCCATGAGCCTGTTTCGAAACCCGATGGTAATGAGTATATTATAAGTGGCCATGTTCATCCTGCTGTAAGGCTTAGAGGAAAGGGCAGACAAACCACTGTTCTTTCTTGTTTTTATTTCGGCCGGACTCAGGCCATCCTTCCGGCCTTCGGTCGTTTTACCGGGAATTGCTGCATTAGTATTGACGAATTGGCTGCTACTTTCGTGGTTGTAAATGACAAGGTTATAAAACTATGA
- a CDS encoding succinate dehydrogenase cytochrome b subunit, with translation MSSFTKAFSSTLGKKLIMSLTGLFLCLFLIVHLLGNLQLFKHDDGMAFNVYSHFMTHFPPIKIVSYLLYLSIVFHAVYALVISIRNRRARKVGYAVYKGSANSSWSSRNMGILGTVLLIFIVVHMTNFWAEYHWGGLPFIKYETSLTNPEEVKVTKIPYDGHQMVHSEYVDLQSGNQVVIAKDLNIIVMELFKLWWYVALYVIAMIAMGYHLYHGFQSGFQTLGFDHKKYKPAIDFLGLWVFSIIIPAVFAAMPLYVFFFK, from the coding sequence ATGAGCAGTTTCACTAAGGCATTCTCGTCAACATTAGGGAAGAAATTGATCATGAGTTTAACAGGGCTGTTTCTGTGCCTGTTCCTCATTGTTCATCTTCTCGGAAATTTACAATTATTTAAACATGATGATGGAATGGCGTTTAATGTGTATTCACATTTTATGACGCACTTTCCACCTATTAAAATCGTTTCATATCTCTTATATTTATCGATAGTGTTCCACGCTGTGTATGCTTTAGTTATAAGCATCAGGAATCGCAGAGCCCGGAAAGTGGGCTATGCTGTTTACAAGGGATCTGCAAACAGCAGCTGGAGCTCAAGAAATATGGGAATATTGGGAACGGTACTATTAATCTTTATCGTTGTCCACATGACTAACTTCTGGGCAGAATATCACTGGGGCGGCTTGCCTTTTATCAAGTACGAAACCAGTCTTACCAACCCGGAAGAAGTAAAAGTTACCAAAATTCCTTACGATGGACATCAGATGGTTCATTCGGAATATGTGGATCTGCAGTCGGGTAACCAAGTTGTCATTGCGAAAGATTTGAACATCATCGTTATGGAGCTTTTCAAGCTATGGTGGTATGTTGCGCTTTACGTGATCGCTATGATCGCAATGGGTTACCACCTGTATCATGGTTTCCAGAGCGGTTTTCAGACGCTTGGGTTTGATCATAAAAAGTATAAGCCAGCTATTGACTTTTTGGGCCTTTGGGTGTTCAGCATTATTATTCCTGCTGTGTTCGCTGCAATGCCTCTTTACGTGTTTTTTTTCAAATAA